One Chloroflexota bacterium genomic window carries:
- a CDS encoding RDD family protein: MVTDHDHAQSGEHLNAGLPTMAAGSGIQKDVPSVSDMQYAGFWSRFIAFVVDVAALWILAFVLAIILPILLGPLIGLPADAAILASIIVFWVVVPWLYWALMESSSRQATLGKTTMGLTVSDMSGKRISLGRATERYWAKVLSALMFLAGFVMIAFTAKKQGLHDIIARCLVMTKKQPEGQP, encoded by the coding sequence ATGGTCACAGATCACGATCATGCGCAGTCTGGTGAGCACCTTAATGCCGGCCTTCCCACCATGGCTGCAGGTTCAGGTATTCAGAAGGATGTTCCTTCGGTAAGCGACATGCAATATGCCGGGTTCTGGAGCAGGTTTATTGCCTTTGTTGTCGATGTTGCAGCGCTCTGGATTCTGGCTTTTGTTCTTGCCATCATACTCCCCATCCTCCTCGGCCCTCTTATAGGACTGCCTGCAGATGCCGCCATATTGGCCTCGATCATTGTCTTCTGGGTTGTGGTTCCGTGGCTTTACTGGGCGTTGATGGAGAGCTCTTCGAGACAGGCAACGCTGGGCAAGACAACAATGGGCCTCACCGTCAGCGACATGTCAGGGAAAAGGATCTCCTTGGGCAGAGCTACAGAGCGCTACTGGGCCAAAGTCCTGTCGGCCCTGATGTTTCTTGCGGGGTTTGTCATGATTGCCTTCACCGCCAAGAAACAGGGACTCCATGATATCATAGCCCGATGTCTTGTCATGACAAAAAAGCAGCCAGAAGGGCAACCGTAG